The Verrucomicrobiota bacterium genome has a segment encoding these proteins:
- a CDS encoding sulfotransferase, whose product MLRTFIRSVWLHLSWFIHSLWPGSHPGASPGVGRLLFLFILFPLFLSLQLIHWICFFLDEVFFHSYRKVEIKAPVFITGIPRSGTTFVQRTLQDKLSGFTCFSTWEVILAPSIFQRKCMRLLARIDRILGGFGRKGLNAVVNKLSGNLRDVHEVGLSDPEEDYLALLPAGGCFILLFAFPFSQQLKQIGMLDLLNGREREGILQFYHRCLQKHLYCAPKNSRLLSKNAAFGSWIPELKSRYPDSSCVLCIREPSSAISSQLSSLEGARSLFGSDRTGEYSAKLILEVFTHNYLKLDAFTKKVETEVVILDQSDLRKDPGKLLAKLVDRLQLGTSEEIGRLRTLEVGKSSRHKHELKDHPIEIKVIKVCIEPSYQEMLRANQRLDLQ is encoded by the coding sequence ATGCTGCGCACTTTTATTAGAAGCGTTTGGCTTCATCTATCCTGGTTTATCCATTCACTCTGGCCAGGCAGTCATCCAGGTGCATCTCCAGGAGTGGGACGGTTATTATTTTTATTCATCCTATTTCCGCTATTTCTATCGCTTCAGCTCATCCATTGGATTTGTTTTTTTCTCGATGAAGTGTTTTTTCACTCCTACCGAAAAGTAGAAATCAAGGCTCCCGTGTTCATAACCGGAATCCCGCGAAGCGGGACCACATTTGTTCAGCGAACCTTGCAAGATAAGCTCAGCGGTTTTACCTGCTTTTCAACCTGGGAAGTCATCCTTGCGCCTTCCATCTTTCAACGCAAATGCATGCGACTTCTTGCCCGAATAGATCGAATACTCGGCGGGTTTGGACGCAAAGGCCTAAACGCAGTCGTTAATAAGTTGAGCGGAAACCTGAGAGATGTCCATGAGGTTGGACTTTCCGACCCAGAAGAAGACTACCTCGCATTACTGCCGGCAGGGGGATGTTTCATCTTGTTGTTTGCTTTTCCGTTCTCACAGCAACTGAAGCAGATTGGCATGCTTGATTTACTGAATGGTAGGGAGCGCGAAGGAATACTTCAATTTTACCACCGGTGCTTACAAAAACACCTGTACTGTGCTCCCAAGAATAGCCGCTTGCTTTCCAAGAATGCAGCGTTTGGTTCATGGATACCCGAACTCAAATCACGTTACCCGGACTCCAGTTGTGTCCTATGTATTCGCGAACCATCAAGTGCGATCAGTTCTCAACTTAGTTCACTGGAGGGGGCACGCAGTTTGTTCGGCTCGGATCGTACAGGAGAATATTCAGCAAAGCTCATTCTAGAAGTCTTCACACATAACTACCTCAAATTGGATGCCTTTACAAAAAAGGTTGAGACAGAGGTTGTTATTCTGGACCAAAGCGACCTCAGAAAAGACCCGGGTAAGCTTCTTGCAAAGTTGGTTGATCGGCTACAACTGGGAACCTCAGAAGAAATTGGGAGGCTAAGAACTCTAGAAGTAGGTAAGTCGAGTCGCCACAAGCACGAACTCAAAGATCATCCAATTGAGATAAAGGTAATCAAGGTTTGCATCGAGCCCAGTTATCAGGAGATGCTAAGAGCCAATCAACGCCTAGACCTTCAATAA
- a CDS encoding GtrA family protein yields MRKLLGSIHRSSSTKATFVRFAGVGATISIIDVAVLYLLLGLGLNEYLGRTISLSMSMAAGYALNRYFTFHHMETGRALWHSLLRHYSVHSIGGVINMAVFAIVLLVGQAMGGEVEASATLPLLGVWIGGMAGMTFNFFFSKKLVFDN; encoded by the coding sequence ATGCGAAAACTCCTAGGAAGCATCCATCGCTCATCCAGCACAAAAGCGACCTTTGTCCGTTTTGCCGGTGTCGGTGCCACCATATCAATAATTGATGTCGCTGTACTCTATTTGTTACTAGGTCTTGGGTTGAATGAATACCTGGGAAGAACGATCTCACTTTCGATGTCCATGGCAGCTGGATATGCACTGAACCGCTACTTCACCTTCCATCATATGGAAACCGGTCGGGCTCTCTGGCACTCGTTACTGAGGCATTACAGTGTGCACTCGATAGGTGGCGTTATCAATATGGCGGTCTTCGCTATTGTTCTCCTGGTTGGTCAGGCGATGGGAGGTGAAGTCGAAGCTTCGGCAACTTTACCATTGCTCGGCGTGTGGATCGGAGGAATGGCAGGAATGACCTTCAATTTCTTCTTTTCCAAAAAATTGGTCTTCGACAATTAG
- a CDS encoding polysaccharide deacetylase family protein produces the protein MKAYVSIHDLMPETMDRVETILRWLEERNVPPVSLLVVPGKPWTSDQIGRIREMASNGHELIAHGWHHHTNPKRLKHRIHALLISRNVAEHLDMDSGEILELLNRSHHWFAENDLPTPSTYVPPAWALGTLSKTDLANAPFSIIETTRGFLHRNDSQFFFQYLPLTGYEADTQLRESFLLRWNYYQEKRALKKNLCLRVSIHPKDLELRLAYQLDGQVRRITEFRKSSDLSIKDVDEGMKDTI, from the coding sequence ATGAAGGCGTATGTTTCGATACACGATCTCATGCCGGAGACCATGGATCGCGTTGAAACCATCCTACGATGGCTGGAAGAGCGAAATGTCCCTCCGGTATCTCTACTTGTGGTTCCAGGCAAACCATGGACTTCCGATCAGATTGGCCGCATCCGGGAAATGGCGTCAAACGGACACGAGCTCATTGCTCACGGCTGGCATCATCATACCAACCCAAAACGACTCAAACACAGAATTCACGCCCTGCTGATTTCGCGGAATGTTGCTGAGCATCTTGATATGGATTCAGGAGAGATTCTCGAATTATTGAATCGTTCTCATCATTGGTTTGCGGAAAACGATCTCCCAACACCGAGCACGTATGTACCACCCGCCTGGGCATTGGGAACGCTTTCCAAAACCGATTTGGCAAACGCACCCTTCTCAATAATCGAAACCACGCGAGGGTTTCTCCACCGAAACGATTCACAATTCTTTTTTCAGTATCTTCCGTTGACTGGTTATGAAGCCGATACACAACTTCGTGAATCCTTTCTCCTTAGATGGAATTATTACCAGGAGAAACGTGCGCTAAAGAAGAATCTCTGCCTTAGAGTCTCGATTCATCCCAAAGACCTCGAACTCCGCCTGGCCTATCAATTAGATGGGCAAGTCCGCCGTATCACAGAATTTCGAAAAAGCTCAGATTTATCTATCAAAGATGTTGATGAGGGGATGAAGGATACTATATAA
- a CDS encoding TolC family protein yields the protein MYNFPNFATLLFLFLTGSFFCGRAIHRVDEQAQLLQVGVPFAFQEPPTGADLPNNWNISWWETFEDPELNRLIEAGLDTNLGLQQFVARIDQATALARQVGATLYPAINLNAGYDRDRDGKTGAGESRDRQDSSNLGILFRWEADAWGRLSSLRRAESLTAEASVEDWLSARLLLSSAIAETYFEIKERLRQLEVIRTQIEINQSLLKLTTLRFGQGQSSIVAVLQQQEQLEETMARVPLTEAQIGQLEYSLDVLLGKTPGNDSLVTSSFLGRPPPLPEVGIPAQLLTRRPDLRGAQKRVLAFD from the coding sequence ATGTATAATTTCCCCAATTTTGCTACCTTGCTATTCCTTTTCTTGACTGGGAGCTTTTTTTGCGGCCGTGCGATTCACAGGGTCGATGAGCAAGCACAGCTCTTACAAGTGGGAGTGCCCTTTGCCTTCCAAGAGCCTCCAACCGGTGCGGATCTGCCGAATAACTGGAATATTTCCTGGTGGGAGACCTTTGAAGACCCGGAGCTGAATCGATTGATTGAAGCAGGACTTGATACAAATTTGGGACTCCAGCAATTCGTCGCCCGCATTGATCAGGCAACGGCTCTGGCCCGGCAGGTTGGCGCAACCCTATACCCGGCTATTAACCTCAATGCGGGTTATGATCGCGATCGGGACGGAAAGACAGGTGCCGGCGAATCTCGCGATCGACAAGATTCCTCAAATTTGGGTATACTCTTTCGCTGGGAGGCGGATGCATGGGGGCGATTGTCTTCCCTGCGCCGGGCAGAAAGTTTAACAGCAGAAGCTTCGGTGGAAGACTGGTTGAGTGCCCGATTGCTCCTTTCCAGTGCGATTGCCGAAACCTATTTTGAAATAAAAGAACGTCTTCGGCAGTTGGAAGTGATTCGTACGCAGATTGAAATCAATCAGTCTCTTCTGAAATTGACTACCCTGCGGTTTGGCCAAGGGCAGTCGTCGATCGTTGCCGTGTTGCAACAACAGGAGCAATTGGAAGAAACGATGGCCCGTGTTCCGCTCACGGAAGCACAGATCGGGCAATTGGAGTATTCGCTGGACGTGTTGCTGGGGAAAACTCCCGGAAACGATTCTTTGGTCACCTCCAGTTTTCTTGGTCGTCCTCCTCCTTTGCCGGAAGTGGGAATCCCTGCCCAGTTGCTGACCCGTAGGCCAGATTTAAGGGGTGCCCAAAAACGGGTGTTGGCCTTCGATT
- a CDS encoding glycosyltransferase, which translates to MQIPLEHDGSNENESDESLASSELDSSQVRVAFFSDSMPERNGAGAYYHDLAGQLRPHIEALEMFQPLPRKGHDWLSLPMPGDPSQRLVTPNIFRIRKGYKALKPNVVVAITPGPFGLLGLYLAKRSGAQFITAFHTDFEHLAQIYWKPFSRMFANGVLRTINKILCKRSSTVLINNSKLKADVDSLGAPNTEIMGTPLEPAFLETPMIAAPPVVERICFAGRLAPEKNVHLIIEAAANFPNIEFVIGGEGPLRNKLEASAVNLKNVRFTGWLKREELITLLDSSSCLLLPSILETFGTVAFEAMARGRPALVSANAGIHDWSMLEEGLIVLKKEESLTQSIKGLLKLPADSLLKKAFTARKAAEQLNRDTILQWSQVLAKYST; encoded by the coding sequence ATGCAAATACCTCTGGAACACGACGGCTCTAACGAAAATGAAAGCGATGAATCACTCGCTTCCAGTGAATTGGATTCGTCACAGGTACGCGTCGCATTCTTTTCCGATTCGATGCCAGAGCGTAACGGAGCAGGTGCTTACTACCACGACCTGGCGGGACAACTTCGGCCGCACATCGAAGCACTCGAGATGTTTCAACCTTTACCACGCAAGGGTCACGATTGGCTCTCATTGCCGATGCCGGGCGATCCTTCGCAACGGCTGGTCACTCCTAATATATTCCGTATTAGAAAGGGCTACAAAGCATTAAAACCAAATGTGGTCGTAGCCATTACTCCCGGACCGTTTGGTCTCCTCGGCCTGTATTTGGCAAAACGATCCGGAGCGCAATTCATAACCGCTTTTCATACTGATTTTGAACACCTAGCTCAGATCTACTGGAAACCATTTTCCAGAATGTTCGCCAACGGTGTCCTCCGCACGATCAATAAAATTCTGTGTAAACGCAGTTCCACGGTGTTGATCAACAACTCAAAATTGAAGGCGGACGTGGATAGTCTGGGTGCACCAAATACTGAAATAATGGGTACTCCTTTGGAGCCTGCATTTCTTGAAACGCCCATGATCGCTGCACCACCCGTTGTGGAACGTATTTGTTTTGCCGGTCGGCTAGCCCCGGAAAAAAATGTCCACCTGATTATAGAAGCGGCGGCCAATTTTCCAAACATCGAATTTGTGATCGGCGGTGAAGGACCACTCCGCAACAAACTCGAAGCGTCGGCTGTGAATTTAAAGAACGTCCGCTTCACTGGCTGGCTAAAGCGAGAGGAATTAATCACCTTGCTCGACAGCTCAAGTTGCCTGCTTCTTCCCTCCATTCTGGAGACTTTCGGGACCGTCGCGTTTGAAGCCATGGCACGAGGAAGGCCTGCCCTGGTGTCGGCCAACGCAGGAATTCACGACTGGTCTATGTTGGAAGAAGGTCTGATTGTGCTCAAAAAAGAGGAGTCACTAACACAGTCCATAAAAGGACTTCTAAAACTACCAGCTGATTCGCTTCTGAAAAAAGCCTTCACTGCTCGAAAAGCAGCAGAACAGTTGAACCGCGATACAATCTTACAATGGTCCCAAGTGCTGGCCAAATACTCGACCTGA
- a CDS encoding Do family serine endopeptidase translates to MKKTTLIILFSSFIIFIAAACAKTETEELKRDLSIELDIQTNSIDRDQKFIPHSYAKMLATATPSVVSVTTERIVQVSRGGISPQDELLRRFFGLPTPNQEQGQPEERRVPQGVGSGVIISTDGYIVTNNHVVASQQGEDADAILVLLGDGRELEAEIVGRDPLTDVAILKVEAEDLPAIKISDSDNIQVGDVVFAIGNPLGVGLTVTQGIISATQRQIGIYGDNGYESFIQTDASINPGNSGGALIDSLGRLIGVNSAILSQSGGNIGLGFAIPSNLATNIAKQLVDSGEVRRGFLGVSISDLTPDLAEAFQIEEKKGVLINDVEEDSAADLGGLERGDVLVGLNGKSVETSNEFRIRVANTLPGTPIELEIVRNGKNKILNLNVGTASGRLAMSANELIEGVEVSTIDEDQSKKYRIPLNVTGLLINSVDPQSPYSRHLSEGMVIMEINDIEITTIKEAREQIKTGVNKLYIFNRGRTGYLPIRVE, encoded by the coding sequence ATGAAAAAAACCACATTAATTATTCTGTTTTCCAGCTTCATTATTTTTATTGCCGCAGCCTGCGCCAAGACCGAGACGGAGGAGCTAAAACGAGACCTCAGTATCGAGCTCGATATTCAAACAAACTCGATTGATCGCGACCAAAAGTTTATTCCGCACAGTTATGCGAAGATGCTCGCGACGGCCACACCGTCGGTGGTATCCGTCACCACAGAAAGAATCGTGCAAGTCTCCCGCGGGGGTATTTCACCTCAAGACGAACTATTGAGAAGGTTTTTTGGGCTGCCAACGCCCAATCAAGAACAAGGGCAACCTGAGGAACGACGTGTTCCCCAAGGTGTTGGTTCTGGAGTCATCATATCAACGGATGGGTATATTGTTACCAACAATCATGTAGTGGCGAGCCAGCAAGGAGAAGACGCCGACGCCATTCTGGTTCTACTCGGCGATGGCCGAGAACTGGAAGCAGAAATCGTAGGCCGGGATCCATTAACCGATGTTGCCATCCTCAAAGTGGAAGCCGAGGATCTGCCCGCGATAAAAATTTCCGACAGCGACAACATTCAGGTAGGCGACGTTGTTTTCGCAATCGGTAATCCATTGGGCGTCGGACTCACGGTAACGCAAGGCATCATCTCCGCCACACAACGCCAAATTGGCATCTATGGAGACAACGGTTACGAGAGCTTTATTCAAACCGACGCATCGATCAATCCGGGCAACTCTGGAGGCGCGCTTATCGATTCGTTGGGCAGACTTATCGGGGTCAACTCAGCCATCCTTTCGCAAAGTGGAGGAAATATCGGCCTCGGCTTTGCTATTCCTTCCAACCTTGCAACAAACATTGCCAAACAGTTGGTTGATTCGGGTGAAGTGAGACGCGGCTTCCTTGGCGTGAGTATTTCTGACTTAACTCCTGATTTGGCTGAGGCATTTCAAATTGAAGAAAAAAAGGGAGTGCTTATCAACGATGTCGAAGAAGATTCCGCAGCCGACCTAGGAGGTCTGGAACGCGGTGACGTCCTGGTAGGCCTAAACGGAAAATCGGTAGAAACCAGTAATGAATTTCGTATCCGGGTGGCCAACACATTACCAGGCACACCCATCGAGCTCGAAATCGTTCGGAATGGGAAAAACAAGATCCTGAACCTTAATGTCGGAACTGCATCCGGTCGCTTAGCCATGTCGGCTAACGAATTAATCGAAGGCGTAGAAGTATCTACGATCGATGAGGATCAGTCCAAAAAATACAGAATTCCTCTCAATGTCACAGGACTTCTGATAAATAGTGTGGATCCCCAATCCCCCTACTCCCGACACCTCAGCGAAGGTATGGTGATAATGGAAATAAATGATATAGAGATCACCACCATCAAGGAAGCCAGGGAACAGATAAAGACAGGAGTCAACAAGCTCTACATTTTCAACCGCGGACGCACCGGGTATTTGCCAATACGGGTGGAGTAA